In Mixophyes fleayi isolate aMixFle1 chromosome 11, aMixFle1.hap1, whole genome shotgun sequence, one DNA window encodes the following:
- the LOC142107711 gene encoding free fatty acid receptor 2-like, with product MAPAPEEKYMYLTIYIVTIVTGFPANLLALHALIRKLRIKATPNAILLFNLTISDLSFLTFLPFKVTEVLQGQWSMPSFLCPLSGLFYFSTIYSSTLFLTAVSVERYLGVAFPLKYKLYRKPSYAAAVSGFLWVCSFAHCSIVYVTEYHQASNASSRIVCYDNFTEKQMEVLLPFRLELGLVLFCFPFLITCFCYGSFIRILVSSPHIHRVKKQRAIGLVLTTLGVFAICFAPYNVSHLVGFVQKKNLSWREKALLLSTFNASLDPIIFYFSSTAVQHSCKCCLMRLNICHPNPTLHMIMEMQNGKLGQKEVSDSQIYTSKY from the coding sequence ATGGCACCAGCACCGGAAGAGAAATATATGTACCTGACTATATACATTGTAACTATTGTTACAGGATTTCCAGCTAACCTTCTTGCACTCCATGCATTGATTCGGAAGCTACGTATCAAGGCCACACCCAATGCCATCCTTCTCTTCAACTTGACTATATCCGATCTTTCATTCCTGACCTTTCTTCCTTTTAAGGTAACAGAGGTCTTGCAAGGCCAGTGGTCAATGCCCTCATTCCTCTGTCCGCTCAGTGGGCTCTTCTACTTCAGCACCATCTACTCCAGCACCTTGTTCCTCACTGCTGTCAGCGTTGAGAGGTATCTCGGAGTGGCCTTCCCCCTCAAATACAAACTTTACCGCAAGCCCAGCTATGCCGCAGCTGTCAGTGGCTTTCTATGGGTCTGCTCGTTTGCTCACTGCAGTATTGTCTACGTTACGGAGTACCACCAAGCTTCCAACGCCAGCAGTAGAATCGTCTGCTATGATAACTTCACGGAGAAGCAGATGGAAGTTCTTCTGCCATTTCGTCTAGAGCTGGGTCTTGTCTTGTTCTGCTTTCCTTTCCTCATCACCTGTTTCTGCTACGGTAGCTTTATCAGGATCCTTGTATCTTCACCCCACATCCACCGGGTCAAGAAACAAAGAGCAATTGGACTGGTCCTCACGACACTGGGTGTGTTTGCCATATGTTTCGCCCCATACAACGTCTCTCATTTGGTGGGATTTGTGCAGAAAAAGAACTTAAGTTGGAGGGAGAAAGCATTGCTTCTCAGTACGTTCAACGCTAGCCTGGACCCTATTATCTTCTACTTCTCCTCCACGGCTGTGCAGCACTCCTGCAAGTGCTGCTTGATGAGGCTGAACATTTGCCACCCCAATCCAACATTGCATATGATCATGGAAATGCAGAACGGAAAACTGGGCCAAAAAGAGGTTTCCGATAGCCAGATATACACCTCAAAATACTga